TGTGCGGACCTCCACCACCAAGGGGGGCAACACCTATGACCTTGGCCTTGGCGTCGGCGTTCTTCCCTTTGAGAAGCTGAAGCTGGAAATCGGCGTCGATTATATCAGCACCGCCGGATCTGCCGATGGGCACCCCATATATTTCAATGCCAAGCTCGGCACCCCTGAAGACTCGATGTTCAAAGGTTCTCCGGCCCTTGCTGTCGGCGGGTATGGCATCGGGACAAAAAAAGACGTGACCAACCAGAACGTCCTGTACGCCCTGGCCGCCAAGACAGTTCCTGTGCTGGGCCGTCTTTCCGCGGGTTATTACAATGGCAACGGGGACGTCCTTTTGAGCCTGGAGGACGGCCGCAAGGACAACGACGGCGTGCTTCTTTCCTGGGACCGCACTTTGAGCGAGATTTCCGACAAGCTCTGGGCTGCCGTCGACTACCAGGGTGGCAAGAACTCGTTGGGTGCCCTCAATTTCGGTGTCGCCTGGTGCTTCACTCCAAAAATCTCCCTGATTCTGGGTTACGATATCTATAACGCAAAAAATACAGCCGATACCTTCACCACTCAGCTGGATATCAACTTTTAACAGGCTGCCAGTCTCCTTCAATGTTATGGGGCTTTCCAGCCCCCCATTTTTCCGGGAAGGGAAACGACAAAAGGCCGGCAAAGGGGAGAAACAACATGAAAATCATAGAAGCGATTATAAAGCCGTTCAAGCTGGATGAAGTTAAAAACGCACTCAGCGAGGTGGGCATAGAAGGAATAACAGTGACCGAAGTAAAGGGTTTCGGCCGGCAGAAAGGCCATACCGAGCTTTACCGCGGTGCAGAATACGTCGTCGATTTCATTCCCAAGGTGAAACTGGAGATCGTGGTAGCCGACGAGTTGGTGGCAAAGGTAATCGAAACAATCGCAGAAAGCGCAAAAACAGGACGGATTGGCGATGGCAAGATATTTGTCCTGCCTTTGGAAGAAGCACTGCGGATCAGGACCGGTGAAAAAGGAAATGACGCAATTTAAGCAATTATAGTTCTGGAGGCTATTATGAAAATCAAACTTTCTTTAATCAAACTGCTCATGGCTGTGACAATTGTCATGGTGCCAATGGCAGTCCTGGCTGAAGAACCGGCCAAGGGCACTGAGTCAGTGGCAGCTGAGACTAAACTTGCACCAGCCCCTTCGGCTTCCGCCGCGGCCCCTGAAGCTGCTGCATCGGCCGCTGCCGCCCCTGTCGAGGCTGCTACGCCTAAACCGGTCGATCCGGTGCTCAATACCGGCGACACCGCCTGGATACTTACTTCGGCAGCGCTGGTCCTGTTCATGATCCCAGGACTGGCCTTCTTCTACGGCGGCATGGTCCGGAGCAAGAACGTTCTCTCCACGCTCATGCATTCCTTCGTCGCCATGGGCATCGTCGGCGTGCAGTGGGCGGTCATCGGCTATTCCCTCTCATTCGGACCCGATGCCTTCATGGGGCTCATAGGCAATACCAGCAAGGCATTGCTCAACGGCCTCATCACCTTCAAGGACGGCAATCCGGTTTATACCCTCTTCCAGAATGTGGCGACCGAACCGGGCGCCATTCCCGAGTACGTTTTTGCCATGTTCCAGTGCATGTTCGCCATGATCACCGTGGCTCTAATCTCCGGCGCCCTGGCCGAGAGGATCAAGTTTTCCGCCTACTGCCTCTTCGTCCTGCTCTGGACCACCCTGGTCTATGATCCTCTGGCCCATTGGGTATGGATGGTCGATGGTTGGTTGTTCAAAAAAGGAGCACTGGACTTTGCCGGCGGTACCGTCGTTCACCTCTCTTCAGGTATCTCCGCCCTGGCAGCGATCATGTTCCTCGGCAAGCGTCATGGATTTCCTCAGGAAAGGATGGCCCCCCACAATCTGCCGCTGACCATGCTCGGCGTCGGTATGCTCTGGTTCGGCTGGTATGGCTTCAACGCAGGCTCGGCCATTGTCGGCGTCAACTGTTCCGATGCGGCAGGCGGCCTGGCCGGTCTCGCCTTTGCCACAACCACCATCGCCCCGGCAGCAGCCGGCCTTTCCTGGATGATTGCCGAGTGGATTCATGCCGGAAAACCGTCGGCCCTTGGTTTCGGTTCGGGCGTGGTGGCGGGGCTGGTCGTCATCACCCCGGCAGCCGGTTTCGTGCAACCCGGTGCGGCCCTGATCTTTGGCCTCGTTGCCGGTGTCGTCTGTTACGGTGGCGTCTTGCTCAAAGCCAGGATGAAATATGACGACTCCCTGGATGCCTTCGGCGTTCACGGCATCGGCGGCACCACCGGCGCCATCCTGACCGGCGTCTTTGCCACCGTCGGCGCCACCGGCCTTATGTCGGGCAATTTCAAGCAGCTTGTGACCCAAATTATTGCCGTAGTGGCGGCAGGCGCCTATGCTTTTATCGTAACCCTGGTCATCGCCTTTGTTCTCGACAAGACTATTGGTCTCAGGGTCGAAAAAGACGACGAGATCGTCGGACTCGACCAAACCCAGCATTCGGAAAGTGCCTACAACTGATCATCTGCAATCGCACTTGTCATACCAGGCCGCTTCCTTAAGGGGGCGGCCTTTTTTCTTTGCATGATTTTTGTGCAGAAAGCTGCCTTGTTTTTACGCATCACTCAGCTATGCATAGGGCTTTATACTGATAACTAGCTGGAATTCTGTTCAGGTCCTCTTGGCACGACTTGTGCCTCGGAAAAGGCATCTAACGCGCCCCGGTTATGGGGGGATAAATGGAAAAAAGTCTGGGAAAAATAGTTGATGCCAACGGCCTGCTGCTGGACGAGCAGGTTCTGGAACAACTGGCGTTCAACGAAAAGATGGCTGAGCTGGGCAAGCTCTCAACCGGGTTGGTGCATGAGCTGAATTCTCCCCTGTCGGTGATAGTTTCCGCTGCCCAGATGATCCTGCGCGAAGAGCAGCTTCCCGACTTCGTCAAGGAAATGGTTGAACGGATCGGAATGGAGGCCCAGCGTTTGTCTCTTTTTACCAGAAGCCTCCTTTCCTTTGCCCGCAGCGACGCCGGTGTCGATTCGGAAGCGGATGTGAACCTGGTGCTGCAGGAGGTGATGGACTTTCTCAGGTATGAGGCCCGGAAAGACTCCATAATGGTGATCGAAGAAAAAGATTTCGACCTTCCACCCATTGCTGCCGACGCCAACAAGCTCAAGCAGGTATTCATCAACCTGATCATGAATGCTTTTCAGTCCATGGAAGACGGCGGGACGCTGCTGCTGAAAACCTACGCTGTCGATGGCCCTTTTGTGGCGGTGGAACTGGCCGATACCGGTAAAGGAATCCCTGTCGGGGCCATAGACCATATTTTCGAGCCCTTTTTCACCACCAAAGCGGCCAACGAAGGGACCGGCCTTGGCCTCTATATAACCCGTCACATCATCGAGCGCCTTGGCGGTAAAATACAAGTCCAGAGCGTCGTTAACGAGGGTACGACGTTCACTCTCCTGTTTCCTCTCCCGTAATTCCATCCGTTTAGCGTCGATTTTTCTGCTGACCCTTCTCCTTGGGGGAGAAGGTGGCCGATCCCAGCAGGGTTTTTCCCGTTATTTCTGCCGTTCATCTTGCCGATGGACGGCTTTTTTGTCCCTTGATTTATCATTTTTAACGGTTTAGCATACCGCAACTGCCAATTCAAATGGAGGAATCGACAATGCAGCAATATCTGGAAACAGCCGTCCGTGCCGCCAGGGCTGCCGGGGCAATGCAGAAGGAGCGGCTTTGGTCCGAGCATGACATAGAGTTCAAGGGCGAGATCAACCTGGTGACGGAGGTGGACAAGGCCTGTGAAGACCTGATTGTCCGGACCATCCGCGCCGAGTTCCCCGATCATGACATCCTGGCCGAAGAGAATGATTATGCCGCCGTCAACTCCCCATGCAAGTGGATCATCGATCCTTTGGACGGCACCACCAATTATGCCCATGGCTTTCCCTGGTTCTGCGTCTCCATTGCCCTTGAGATCGAGGGGATTGTCCAAACCGGTGTCGTCTACCACCCGATGATGGGTGAAATGTTCATCGCCATTAAAGGGCAGGGGGCCTTTGTCAACGGCAGACAGCTCCATGTCTCATCGAAGGGGCCGCTGAAGAACTGCCTGCTGGCCACCGGCTTCCCCTATGACCGGTCCTGGGACAACGAGAACAACTTCAACAACTTCATGAATTTCCAGATGACCGCCCGCGCCGTGCGTCGATTCGGCGCAGCTGCTCTTGATCTTGCCTATGTTGCTGCAGGGAGGCTGGATGGCTATTGGGAGTGCAAACTGAAGCCGTGGGATGTGGCGGCTGGACAGCTGCTGGTTTCCGAAGCCGGGGGAAAAGTTACCAATCACGATCTTGAGCCTTTTTCCGTCTACGATCATCGCATTCTGGCCACAAATGGAATAATTCACCAGGAAATGGCCGGGGTGCTGGCAAGCAAGGAAAGTCGCTCCGCTCTCGCCGATTGATACCATCCTGTCTAAACCGGCGTCTGCCACCATGGAGGCGCTGCACCATTCCCTCATTCCCCTTGCCCCCTGATAATGAATATGTTAAAAGTGTTGCACAAATAACACACAAGGGGGTCGGGCCATGGCCATAGCAACAAAAATTCAGGCATCCATCGAGAGCGCCTCATGGATTCGCAAGATGTTCGAGGAAGGGGAACGGCTACGCAAGATCCATGGCGCCGACAATGTCTATGACTTCACCCTCGGCAATCCCAATATAGAGCCGCCGGCTGAATTTTACGCCGAGTTCCGCAGCCTGGCCCAGAATCCGCTGCCGGGCATGCACCGTTACATGAGCAACGCCGGTTACGAAGATACACGCCGGGCGGTGGCGGAATTCATGGCCGGGGCATCGGGCCAGGCAGTCACCGCTGGCCAGGTAATGATGGCCTGCGGTGCCAGCGGTGCCCTGAATGTTGTGTTGAAGACCATCCTCAACCCCGGCGAAGAGGTGATCATTCTCACCCCCCATTTCGTCGAGTATAAATTCTATATCGACAATCACGGTGGCGTTCCGCGAGAGGTCTGGACTGACCGCAAGACCTTCCAGCTCGATCTTGCCGCCATCGAGGCCGCCATCAACAGCAAGACCAGGGCCATCATCGTCAACAATCCCAATAACCCGACCGGCGTCGTTTATAGTGCAGAGAGCCTGAAACAGCTGGGGGACCTGGTGCAGAAAAAAGAGCGGGTGCTGGAGCGGCAGATCTATGTCATCTCAGATGAGCCCTATTCCCGCATCGCTTACGATGGCAAACAGGTGCCGAATATATTCAACGCCGTCGACAACTCGGTCATCGTTACCTCACATTCCAAGGATCTGGCCCTGCCCGGAGAGCGGATCGGCTTCCTGGTTGCCAATCCGCGCATGACCCATGTGGATCTGTTCATGGAAGGCGCCGTTTTCTGCAACCGCACCTTGGGCTTCGTCAACGCTCCGGCCCTGATGCAGCGGCTGGTGGCCAAACTGCAGCACGCCTCGGTGGATATGAAGGCATACGAGCGGAAGCGGGACCTGCTCTACAACAACCTCACCGCCATGGGCTTCAGGATGGTCAAGCCCGACGGGGCCTTCTACCTCTTTCCCCAGTCCCCCCTTGCCGATGACGTTGAGTTCGTAAAGGCCGCCCAGAAGCACAACATCCTCCTGGTCCCCGGAGCGGGCTTCGGCGCCCCCGGCTTCTTCCGCATCGCCTACTGCGTGGATGAAGCCATGATTGAGCGGAGCCTTCCTGCCTGGCAGGCCCTGGCCGAGGAAGTGGGGATTAAACAGTGATTGGTGATTGGTGATTGGTGATTGGTGACTGGTGACTGGGGACGGAATTTGAACTTCGAACTCCGAACTTCGAACTTTGACCAAGAACCTAGAACATAGAACATAGAACTGGGGTTAAAGATGAGCGCAACGATATTGGTGGTGGACGATGAGGAGAGCATCCGCACTTCTCTGGCCGGAATTCTTGAAGACGAGGGTTACAAGACAGCCTTTGCCGTGGATGGTGTCGAGGCCCTGACCGTGGTCCAGCAGGAGATGCCTAGCCTGGTGCTCCTGGACATCTGGATGCCGCGCATGGACGGTATGCAGACGCTGCAGAAACTGAAGGACCTTTATCCAAACCTGACCGTGGTGATGATGTCGGGCCACGGCACCATCGAGACCGCGGTCAGATCGACAAAAATGGGGGCCTATGATTTTGTCGAGAAGCCCCTGTCTCTGGAGAAGGTTCTCGTCTGCGTCAATAATGCCATCAGCATGAGCAGGCTCAAGGAAGAGAACACCTCCTTGCGCAGCATCGTCCTCAAGGATCATGAGATGATCGGCAACTCAGCGCCCATGAAGCAGTTGCGCGAGCACATCAGGCTGGCCGCCCCCACTAACGCATCGGTCCTTATCACCGGTGAAAACGGCACCGGCAAGGAACTGGTAGCCCGCTCCATCCACTATGGCAGCCAGCGAGGGGACAAGCCCTTCATCGAGATCAACTGTGCCGCCATTCCTGAGGAGCTGATCGAGTCCGAGCTGTTCGGCCACGAAAAAGGGGCCTTTACCGGCGCCATTGCCCAAAAGAAGGGTAAATTCGACCTTGCCGACGGTGGCACCATCTTTCTCGATGAAATTGGCGATATGTCCCTGAAGACCCAGGCCAAGGTCTTGCGCATTCTCCAGGAGCGGAAGTTCGAGCGTGTAGGCGGCACCAGAGTGGTGGAGGTGGATGTGCGGATAATTGCCGCCACCAACAAGGTATTGGAGGAGGAAATCCGATCGGGCCACTTCCGCGAGGACCTTTTTTACCGGTTGAATGTCGTGCCGTTTCACGTGTCCCCCCTACGGGAGCGGCAGGATGACATTCCCCTGCTTGTGGAGCACTTCCTGGATAACTTCTGCCGGCGGGAAGGTCGTGACCGCAAAACCGTCGTTCCCGAGGCTGTGGAGCTGATGAAGCGCTACGAGTGGCCGGGCAACGTCCGCGAACTGAAAAACATCATCGAAAGGCTGGTGATCATGACCCCCGGCCGCACCATATCCGCCGCGCAGGTTCCCTCCTATATCGGAGCTCACGAAGGTCCACGGGATGGGGGAAAACATGGCAGTGCCCTGGAACTGAGCTCCCTGCGAGAGGCCCGGGAGGAGTTCGAGAAGGAGTTCATCATCCAAAAACTGGAAGAGAACGACTGGAACATCAGCAAGACCGCCGATGTCATCGAGCTGGAACGGAGTAACCTGCACCGCAAGATCAAGAGCTACGGCATCGATATGAAGAAGTAACCTTGTTGCCTGCCGCTCCGACGCTGCCGGTGGCCGGAGTGGCCGGTATCCCATCCCGCTTTCACTCTGCTGTTTTCATTAGATAATTTGTGTTTTCCCGAATCGGTTCTACTATTTAGGTAGAAGTTATCGCCACCATTGCATTTCTGAGCCATATGCACCCGGAGGCAGAAATCAAAATGGAGCGTCGCCTGCGATGCTTTGCCGTCGGGGCCGGAGCCGTTGCTGCGGCAATTGGTGTCGTCTGTCTCCTCGCCTGGCTCTCCGGCGCCATGACCTACCGCGGTTTATCCAGCCTGACAATCAAAACCAACGCCTCACTCTGTTTGATTCTATGTGGTACGGCCCTGATGCAGGCAGTGCCAGCCGACCCCTCTCCCCTATTGCGCTGGACAGCACGCTGTTTTGCGGCAATTTGCCTGGTGGTGGGAGGGCTGACGGTCA
This region of Geotalea daltonii FRC-32 genomic DNA includes:
- a CDS encoding P-II family nitrogen regulator → MKIIEAIIKPFKLDEVKNALSEVGIEGITVTEVKGFGRQKGHTELYRGAEYVVDFIPKVKLEIVVADELVAKVIETIAESAKTGRIGDGKIFVLPLEEALRIRTGEKGNDAI
- a CDS encoding ammonium transporter, encoding MKIKLSLIKLLMAVTIVMVPMAVLAEEPAKGTESVAAETKLAPAPSASAAAPEAAASAAAAPVEAATPKPVDPVLNTGDTAWILTSAALVLFMIPGLAFFYGGMVRSKNVLSTLMHSFVAMGIVGVQWAVIGYSLSFGPDAFMGLIGNTSKALLNGLITFKDGNPVYTLFQNVATEPGAIPEYVFAMFQCMFAMITVALISGALAERIKFSAYCLFVLLWTTLVYDPLAHWVWMVDGWLFKKGALDFAGGTVVHLSSGISALAAIMFLGKRHGFPQERMAPHNLPLTMLGVGMLWFGWYGFNAGSAIVGVNCSDAAGGLAGLAFATTTIAPAAAGLSWMIAEWIHAGKPSALGFGSGVVAGLVVITPAAGFVQPGAALIFGLVAGVVCYGGVLLKARMKYDDSLDAFGVHGIGGTTGAILTGVFATVGATGLMSGNFKQLVTQIIAVVAAGAYAFIVTLVIAFVLDKTIGLRVEKDDEIVGLDQTQHSESAYN
- a CDS encoding sensor histidine kinase, which gives rise to MEKSLGKIVDANGLLLDEQVLEQLAFNEKMAELGKLSTGLVHELNSPLSVIVSAAQMILREEQLPDFVKEMVERIGMEAQRLSLFTRSLLSFARSDAGVDSEADVNLVLQEVMDFLRYEARKDSIMVIEEKDFDLPPIAADANKLKQVFINLIMNAFQSMEDGGTLLLKTYAVDGPFVAVELADTGKGIPVGAIDHIFEPFFTTKAANEGTGLGLYITRHIIERLGGKIQVQSVVNEGTTFTLLFPLP
- a CDS encoding inositol monophosphatase family protein; the encoded protein is MQQYLETAVRAARAAGAMQKERLWSEHDIEFKGEINLVTEVDKACEDLIVRTIRAEFPDHDILAEENDYAAVNSPCKWIIDPLDGTTNYAHGFPWFCVSIALEIEGIVQTGVVYHPMMGEMFIAIKGQGAFVNGRQLHVSSKGPLKNCLLATGFPYDRSWDNENNFNNFMNFQMTARAVRRFGAAALDLAYVAAGRLDGYWECKLKPWDVAAGQLLVSEAGGKVTNHDLEPFSVYDHRILATNGIIHQEMAGVLASKESRSALAD
- a CDS encoding pyridoxal phosphate-dependent aminotransferase codes for the protein MAIATKIQASIESASWIRKMFEEGERLRKIHGADNVYDFTLGNPNIEPPAEFYAEFRSLAQNPLPGMHRYMSNAGYEDTRRAVAEFMAGASGQAVTAGQVMMACGASGALNVVLKTILNPGEEVIILTPHFVEYKFYIDNHGGVPREVWTDRKTFQLDLAAIEAAINSKTRAIIVNNPNNPTGVVYSAESLKQLGDLVQKKERVLERQIYVISDEPYSRIAYDGKQVPNIFNAVDNSVIVTSHSKDLALPGERIGFLVANPRMTHVDLFMEGAVFCNRTLGFVNAPALMQRLVAKLQHASVDMKAYERKRDLLYNNLTAMGFRMVKPDGAFYLFPQSPLADDVEFVKAAQKHNILLVPGAGFGAPGFFRIAYCVDEAMIERSLPAWQALAEEVGIKQ
- a CDS encoding sigma-54-dependent transcriptional regulator, which produces MSATILVVDDEESIRTSLAGILEDEGYKTAFAVDGVEALTVVQQEMPSLVLLDIWMPRMDGMQTLQKLKDLYPNLTVVMMSGHGTIETAVRSTKMGAYDFVEKPLSLEKVLVCVNNAISMSRLKEENTSLRSIVLKDHEMIGNSAPMKQLREHIRLAAPTNASVLITGENGTGKELVARSIHYGSQRGDKPFIEINCAAIPEELIESELFGHEKGAFTGAIAQKKGKFDLADGGTIFLDEIGDMSLKTQAKVLRILQERKFERVGGTRVVEVDVRIIAATNKVLEEEIRSGHFREDLFYRLNVVPFHVSPLRERQDDIPLLVEHFLDNFCRREGRDRKTVVPEAVELMKRYEWPGNVRELKNIIERLVIMTPGRTISAAQVPSYIGAHEGPRDGGKHGSALELSSLREAREEFEKEFIIQKLEENDWNISKTADVIELERSNLHRKIKSYGIDMKK